The Primulina tabacum isolate GXHZ01 chromosome 16, ASM2559414v2, whole genome shotgun sequence genome window below encodes:
- the LOC142529363 gene encoding dihydrolipoyllysine-residue acetyltransferase component 2 of pyruvate dehydrogenase complex, mitochondrial-like isoform X2: MTCASRFFSHSKKLRHAHNVLRNDHAILMRWFANDARPSVDKVDSKCQRGHGNEHGISKFSSGGCFNIGNGAGNPTKVSAMEMLRRNVRARKMHPPAIGIVFSSRQPITARSFSTDGGLPPHQAIGMPSLSPTMTEGNIARWLKKEGDKVSTGEVLCEVETDKATVEMECMEEGYLAKILRGDGSSGIKVGEIIAITVEEEEDVAKFKDYTPSTSDAAPEPKAPSAPTPPKKETEEAPVASQEPKASKPTAPSSGGDRVFASPLAKKLAEDHNISLSNIRGTGPGGRIVKADIEDYLASHGKEVSQAHKLDKTTSGDLDYTDIPHTQIRKITASRLLQSKQTIPHYYLTVDTCVDKLMELRGQLNALQEASGGKRISINDLVIKAAALALRKVPQCNSSWTNDFIRQYHNVNINVAVQTDNGLYVPVIRDADRKGLSKISDEVKHLAQKAKDNSLKPEDYEGGTFTVSNLGGPFGIKQFCAIINPPQSGILAVGSAERRVVPGTGPDQYRVASFMTVTLSCDHRVIDGAIGAEWLKAFKGYIENPASMLL, from the exons ATGACTTGCGCTTCTCGATTTTTCAGTCACTCCAAAAAG CTCAGGCATGCCCATAATGTTCTAAGAAATGATCATGCAATCTTGATGCGCTGGTTTGCCAATGATGCCAGACCATCAGTTGATAAAGTAGATAGTAAGTG CCAACGTGGTCATGGGAACGAGCATGGTATTTCTAAGTTCTCCAGTGGAGGTTGCTTTAATATTGGTAATGGAGCGGGAAATCCTACCAAG GTATCAGCTATGGAAATGCTCAGGAGAAATGTGAGAGCAAGGAAGATGCATCCACCAGCTATTGGGATAGTGTTTAGCAG TCGACAACCAATTACAGCCAGAAGTTTTTCAACTGATGGAG GTCTTCCACCACACCAAGCGATTGGGATGCCTTCTTTGTCGCCTACAATGACAGAG GGTAATATTGCGAGGTGGCTGAAGAAAGAGGGTGATAAAGTTTCTACAGGAGAAGTGCTTTGTGAAGTGGAGACT GACAAAGCTACAGTTGAAATGGAGTGCATGGAGGAGGGATATCTTGCAAAAATTTTACGCGGGGATGGATCAAGTGGGATTAAAGTTGGTGAG ATTATTGCCATAACTGTCGAAGAAGAGGAGGATGTTGCAAAATTTAAAGACTACACACCTTCAACTTCAGATGCTGCTCCTGAACCAAAAGCACCTTCTGCTCCTACTCCACCAAAGAAAGAGACTGAAGAAGCGCCTGTTGCTTCACAAGAGCCAAAAGCTTCCAAGCCCACTGCACCTTCTTCAGGAGGAGATCGCGTTTTTGCTAGTCCTCTCGCCAAGAAACTAGCGGAAGATCATAAT ATATCTCTTTCAAATATCAGAGGAACTGGTCCAGGAGGGCGCATTGTAAAGGCTGATATTGAAGATTATCTTG CCTCTCATGGCAAGGAAGTCTCACAAGCTCACAAGCTTGACAAGACAACCTCTGGTGACCTCGATTACACGGACATCCCTCATACACAAATTAGAAAG ATTACAGCATCACGATTGTTGCAATCAAAGCAAACCATCCCGCACTATTACCTCACTGTTGATACATGTGTTGACAAGCTTATGGA ACTGCGCGGCCAGCTAAATGCATTGCAAGAAGCTTCAGGTGGAAAAAGGATATCTATCAATGATCTTGTGATTAAG GCTGCTGCCCTAGCTCTTAGAAAAGTCCCTCAGTGCAATAGTTCATGGACCAACGACTTTATTCGCCA GTATCACAATGTGAATATCAACGTCGCAGTGCAAACAGATAACGGGTTGTATGTGCCAGTAATTAGG GATGCTGACAGGAAAGGTTTATCCAAAATTTCCGACGAAGTCAAGCATTTAGCTCAAAAGGCAAAAGATAACAGCTTGAAACCAGAAGATTACGAG GGGGGCACATTCACCGTATCAAACTTGGGAGGGCCATTTGGTATTAAGCAATTCTGTGCTATCATCAATCCACCTCAATCAGGCATTCTAGCCGTTGGTTCTG CTGAGAGGAGGGTAGTACCTGGTACCGGTCCTGACCAGTATAGAGTTGCTTCATTCATGACTGTAACGTTGAGCTGTGATCATCGAGTTATTGATG GTGCCATTGGTGCGGAATGGCTGAAGGCTTTCAAAGGTTACATCGAGAATCCTGCGTCGATGTTGCTTTAA
- the LOC142529363 gene encoding dihydrolipoyllysine-residue acetyltransferase component 2 of pyruvate dehydrogenase complex, mitochondrial-like isoform X1, producing the protein MTCASRFFSHSKKLRHAHNVLRNDHAILMRWFANDARPSVDKVDKISRFSQRGHGNEHGISKFSSGGCFNIGNGAGNPTKVSAMEMLRRNVRARKMHPPAIGIVFSSRQPITARSFSTDGGLPPHQAIGMPSLSPTMTEGNIARWLKKEGDKVSTGEVLCEVETDKATVEMECMEEGYLAKILRGDGSSGIKVGEIIAITVEEEEDVAKFKDYTPSTSDAAPEPKAPSAPTPPKKETEEAPVASQEPKASKPTAPSSGGDRVFASPLAKKLAEDHNISLSNIRGTGPGGRIVKADIEDYLASHGKEVSQAHKLDKTTSGDLDYTDIPHTQIRKITASRLLQSKQTIPHYYLTVDTCVDKLMELRGQLNALQEASGGKRISINDLVIKAAALALRKVPQCNSSWTNDFIRQYHNVNINVAVQTDNGLYVPVIRDADRKGLSKISDEVKHLAQKAKDNSLKPEDYEGGTFTVSNLGGPFGIKQFCAIINPPQSGILAVGSAERRVVPGTGPDQYRVASFMTVTLSCDHRVIDGAIGAEWLKAFKGYIENPASMLL; encoded by the exons ATGACTTGCGCTTCTCGATTTTTCAGTCACTCCAAAAAG CTCAGGCATGCCCATAATGTTCTAAGAAATGATCATGCAATCTTGATGCGCTGGTTTGCCAATGATGCCAGACCATCAGTTGATAAAGTAGATA AAATTTCAAGGTTCAGCCAACGTGGTCATGGGAACGAGCATGGTATTTCTAAGTTCTCCAGTGGAGGTTGCTTTAATATTGGTAATGGAGCGGGAAATCCTACCAAG GTATCAGCTATGGAAATGCTCAGGAGAAATGTGAGAGCAAGGAAGATGCATCCACCAGCTATTGGGATAGTGTTTAGCAG TCGACAACCAATTACAGCCAGAAGTTTTTCAACTGATGGAG GTCTTCCACCACACCAAGCGATTGGGATGCCTTCTTTGTCGCCTACAATGACAGAG GGTAATATTGCGAGGTGGCTGAAGAAAGAGGGTGATAAAGTTTCTACAGGAGAAGTGCTTTGTGAAGTGGAGACT GACAAAGCTACAGTTGAAATGGAGTGCATGGAGGAGGGATATCTTGCAAAAATTTTACGCGGGGATGGATCAAGTGGGATTAAAGTTGGTGAG ATTATTGCCATAACTGTCGAAGAAGAGGAGGATGTTGCAAAATTTAAAGACTACACACCTTCAACTTCAGATGCTGCTCCTGAACCAAAAGCACCTTCTGCTCCTACTCCACCAAAGAAAGAGACTGAAGAAGCGCCTGTTGCTTCACAAGAGCCAAAAGCTTCCAAGCCCACTGCACCTTCTTCAGGAGGAGATCGCGTTTTTGCTAGTCCTCTCGCCAAGAAACTAGCGGAAGATCATAAT ATATCTCTTTCAAATATCAGAGGAACTGGTCCAGGAGGGCGCATTGTAAAGGCTGATATTGAAGATTATCTTG CCTCTCATGGCAAGGAAGTCTCACAAGCTCACAAGCTTGACAAGACAACCTCTGGTGACCTCGATTACACGGACATCCCTCATACACAAATTAGAAAG ATTACAGCATCACGATTGTTGCAATCAAAGCAAACCATCCCGCACTATTACCTCACTGTTGATACATGTGTTGACAAGCTTATGGA ACTGCGCGGCCAGCTAAATGCATTGCAAGAAGCTTCAGGTGGAAAAAGGATATCTATCAATGATCTTGTGATTAAG GCTGCTGCCCTAGCTCTTAGAAAAGTCCCTCAGTGCAATAGTTCATGGACCAACGACTTTATTCGCCA GTATCACAATGTGAATATCAACGTCGCAGTGCAAACAGATAACGGGTTGTATGTGCCAGTAATTAGG GATGCTGACAGGAAAGGTTTATCCAAAATTTCCGACGAAGTCAAGCATTTAGCTCAAAAGGCAAAAGATAACAGCTTGAAACCAGAAGATTACGAG GGGGGCACATTCACCGTATCAAACTTGGGAGGGCCATTTGGTATTAAGCAATTCTGTGCTATCATCAATCCACCTCAATCAGGCATTCTAGCCGTTGGTTCTG CTGAGAGGAGGGTAGTACCTGGTACCGGTCCTGACCAGTATAGAGTTGCTTCATTCATGACTGTAACGTTGAGCTGTGATCATCGAGTTATTGATG GTGCCATTGGTGCGGAATGGCTGAAGGCTTTCAAAGGTTACATCGAGAATCCTGCGTCGATGTTGCTTTAA